DNA sequence from the Nocardia fluminea genome:
GTCCGAACGCGTCCAGGCGCTCGCGCATGTCGATGGTCTTGATCACCGAGAAGGTGGTGGCATCTGCGATCGTGATCTTGCGGTCGCCTTTGGTGAAATCCAGTGCGGGATGGTCGAGACCGGTGTTGACCTCTCCGATCGCCATGTTCCAGATCTTGTTGTCGGTGGTGAAGACGTTCTCGTGCGGTTTGTCACCGGTGGCGAAGGTGCCCAGCTCTGTGCCGTTGTCGATGTCGAGCACGTGGACGGTATTGCTGGTCGAGGCGGAGACCGCGATCCGGCTGCCGTCCGGCGACACGGCCATGTGATCGGCTCGGTTGCCCGACACCGGGAATCGCCACTTCACCTGGCCTGTGCTGCTGTCGACGGACACGACATCGGCGAAGCTGGGACGTGATACGACGATGGCCGAACCGTCCGGAGTTGTGTACATGTCGTCGATGTACTGGTCGTGCCCCTCGCCGACCGTCTCGCGGATGCCGAGAAAGTACGCGAGATCGATGGGGTTGAGGTAGATCTCGCGCAGGCGTTGATCCTTGTCGGGGATGAGATCGATGCGACCGATCTTGGCGAAATCTCCGGTCGACTCGATGATGTCGGCGACGCCTTCCCAATTGTTGCCGACGAGCATCACCTCCCGGAGCCCAGGCTCTGCACGGGATTGACCGATCTCACTGGTCAGCAGGCTCGCCGACAAGATCGCGACAACAGCAGCCGCTACGCTGCGCCATCTCGATCTGTGCTGATGGGTGATGGCCCCGACGCGCATTTGTTCCTCCGGAAAGATGTGGCTGTCGCCCTGTGTATCCGTAGCCAGCGTGCACGCAGTGACGACCAGGTGAGGGCAAAGGGGCGCACATCCGGCGAGGTCCAGTTTTGGCGCGCCAGAATTTGTCACGTCACACAAGCGCCGCCTCTCAACGACCAACACCCCAGCCGCACTTCGTACCAACCGAAGGATCATCCGAGTTCATCGGTCCCGTACCCGCATGCGTTCCGCGTGTCGAGCTATACCGAGCCGACCCTGCACCGGCGTCGTCGCGAGTTCAAGGCCGCGCCGAAGTCGCACTGTCGAGTGATTAGAAAGTAGCTCGTAGCAGCTCTTTTCATTTGAGGACCCGCATCGGAGACATCCGGCTGATCGTCGGGCACGAGGTGGATTCTCCTGTAACAGCACGGCACTACGTTCCTGACGCGCGCCAGGTTGTCGATCTGGCTGATGCGCGATGATGGCTGGTGATGGCTGGTGATGGCTGGTGACCCGCTCAAAACGTCCACAAAACGGCCACAGGACGGCGTTCGACAGCAGTAATAGCAGGTCAGACCGAGTAAGGAGCTCGAACTTCTATGAGGGCGCGTAGAGCATCCCACGTATAGCGGGCTAGGGTGTGATCGCGCCCGTAATGGTCACGCTGGCCGCGGGCGTGGCGCTCGTCGCGGGGCCGGCGACCTTGATGGTGCTCAACGAGCTTATTGATGCAGGTCGACACGGTAGCAGTCGGTCGTACGCCAACCGAGCTGAAACATGTTTATTTGCCCGCCTTTACGCGCCCTTTGAGATACACACGTGGCTCAGTCTCGGCGTGGACGCAGCGGGCAGCCGGTCGTGCGACCGCGCCGCCGGAAGTCACGTGTCTCGTGTCGGACATGACAGGTTTACAGTCGGACATCGGAATGCCAAACGAACTTCGGATCGGCGCCATACTCGATCAAGTGCGTCACATAGCTGTGTCGCAAGCAGGGCGGCGTCAGATCCTTGTCCAGCCCCACGTCCTCGCGTTATTCGGCGAACCTGTCCTCGATCTCGCGGGGCTGCAAACGCCCACCACGCTCGGTCAGAAACAGCGGTGGCTGGCCATAGGACCGATAACGCGGACGGATATGGAGCGTGTAGTCCTCGACGACCCCTATAGCCCACGGCATCACCGTCGATATTCAACGCCCCTTCGACGGTAATCCCATGCTGCGCTTCCATATCGGACATGCAGCATCCCGAACCGACAACTCGGGAGCCTTCGCATCGCGGTAGAAGTCGATCTTGTATGCCTCACCACAACGAAGTCCTGATGCATAGATCACCTTGAAGACAGTTGCATCCCGATAAGCAGTCAACGCCCCCTTGCGGCACCGCCTCATCGCCAGTTCCACCCCGACCCTTTCACCCAATGCACGTTTGACGCATCCACCCAATGCTAGACCTCAAAGATGCTGGCATGGGCTATTTTCAGGAAGTTCTAACGCGGCCCTGGAACAGACGGCGTGGTCTCCCACGATGCACACCGAAATCGGTTGGGGGCACTGTGAATTGACCCAGAGTAATCATGACGCGGTCCTGATCCGCTCTCTCCCGATGATAAGAAGATATGGCACTTGCCTCTGCGTATCACTGCAGCGGCTGTCACTGAAATACTGAGGACGTGAGTCGATGGACAACCTGAACAGACGTGACGCATTGAAGGCCGGCGGGATGCTGGCGGGGATCGGGGCGCTGT
Encoded proteins:
- a CDS encoding YncE family protein, which encodes MRVGAITHQHRSRWRSVAAAVVAILSASLLTSEIGQSRAEPGLREVMLVGNNWEGVADIIESTGDFAKIGRIDLIPDKDQRLREIYLNPIDLAYFLGIRETVGEGHDQYIDDMYTTPDGSAIVVSRPSFADVVSVDSSTGQVKWRFPVSGNRADHMAVSPDGSRIAVSASTSNTVHVLDIDNGTELGTFATGDKPHENVFTTDNKIWNMAIGEVNTGLDHPALDFTKGDRKITIADATTFSVIKTIDMRERLDAFGQANLSDAVRPVAFTPDESKMYFQVSFFNGFLEYDVVTDTIVRLAELPKNPKTSNERNTYVNDSRHHGMSMNPAGDKLCIAGTMDDYATVVDRATLTAGPLVPAAKPYWATVSGDGTACVISESAADQVSVIDFATGNKVTSIPVGDHPQRIRSGNLPQGWKTPTA